Proteins encoded in a region of the Lathamus discolor isolate bLatDis1 chromosome Z, bLatDis1.hap1, whole genome shotgun sequence genome:
- the TPGS2 gene encoding tubulin polyglutamylase complex subunit 2 isoform X3: protein MACVRSSVEWRGLLLLSTVLLSYQKNSCILPEDLKNFYLMTDGFQMTWSVKTDDTPMPLGSMVINSISKLCRLGGSSMYTLPNAPTLADLEDDTGEEGNVPLTGHGDKPEKPHFDSRSLIFELDPCNGNGKVCLVYKHAKPVVSPDTEIWFLDRALYWHFLTKTFTAYYRLLITHLGLPQWQYAFTSYGVSPQAKQWFNMYKPITINTSLLSEEADSFVNKLDPNKVFKSKNKTPVIKKKQPSQPSGSQKSHTSMASAKSSSLAGNSSRK from the exons AAAAATTCCTGCATATTGCCGGAGGATTTAAAGAACTTCTATCTAATGACCGATGGCTTTCAGATGACCTGGAGCGTGAAGACCGATG ATACACCAATGCCCCTGGGCTCCATGGTGATTAATAGCATCTCGAAGCTATGTCGGCTTGGAGGTTCCTCTATGTACACTCTGCCTAATGCACCAACTCTTGCTGACCTGGAAGATGACACAGGCGAGGAAGGTAACGTCCCATTAACAG gcCATGGAGACAAACCAGAGAAGCCACACTTCGATTCTCGTAGTCTCATCTTTGAATTAGACCCATGCAATGGGAATGGGAAAGTTTGTCTTGTTTATAAGCATGCTAAACCAG TTGTCTCCCCAGACACAGAGATATGGTTCCTGGATAGAGCTCTGTATTGGCACTTCCTCACCAAAACCTTCACAGCTTACTACCGCCTGCTCATTACCCACCTGGGTCTTCCACAGTGGCAGTACGCATTCACCAGCTATGGGGTCAGCCCCCAGGCCAAG CAATGGTTTAACATGTATAAACCCATAACCATCAACACGTCTCTCCTCTCTGAAGAAGCTGATTCCTTTGTGAACAAGTTGGACCCcaataaagtatttaaaagcaagaacaaaacacCAGTGATCAAAAAGAAGCAGCCTTCCCAGCCATCAGGCTCCCAAAAGAGTCACACGAGCATGGCCTCCGCCAAGTCATCCTCGCTAGCTGGGAATTCTTCAAGGAAGTGA